A genomic region of Marinobacter sp. NP-4(2019) contains the following coding sequences:
- a CDS encoding putative 4-mercaptohistidine N1-methyltransferase codes for MNVYETDELLSQYLGFHYGDHYFGVSNYPARCAGICQEMMAGRDRRRALDLGCAVGRTAFELARVFDEVVGIDLSKRFVDAAQHLRQHGEIDYFRRDEGELGERVTIRLEELGLARAAERVSFTTGDACQLSAEHQDYDLIFAGNLIDRLQAPGSFLAGIHERLAVGGTLVISSPYTLMEEFTPRNNWIGGFELNGQPRSVLDGMRDILSSHFELIQPPMDVTFVIRETRRKFQHTIAELTGWRRVR; via the coding sequence ATGAACGTGTACGAAACCGACGAACTGCTCAGCCAGTATTTGGGATTTCATTACGGCGATCACTATTTCGGGGTGAGTAACTACCCCGCACGGTGCGCCGGTATTTGCCAGGAGATGATGGCCGGGCGGGACAGACGCAGGGCTTTGGATCTGGGCTGTGCCGTTGGCCGCACGGCCTTCGAGCTGGCTCGGGTGTTTGATGAGGTGGTGGGTATCGATCTGTCAAAGCGGTTTGTGGATGCGGCTCAACATCTCCGGCAGCACGGCGAAATCGATTACTTCCGCCGGGATGAAGGTGAACTGGGTGAACGGGTCACCATACGCCTGGAAGAACTGGGCCTGGCCAGGGCTGCCGAACGGGTGTCGTTCACCACAGGTGATGCCTGTCAGTTGTCGGCGGAGCATCAGGATTATGACCTGATTTTTGCTGGAAACCTGATCGACAGACTTCAGGCTCCCGGGTCCTTCCTTGCTGGCATTCATGAGCGTCTGGCAGTGGGGGGCACGCTGGTTATCAGCTCGCCCTATACTCTGATGGAGGAATTCACGCCTCGTAACAACTGGATCGGTGGTTTTGAACTGAATGGGCAACCCAGGAGCGTGCTGGATGGTATGCGGGATATACTGTCCAGTCATTTCGAGCTGATTCAGCCGCCCATGGATGTCACGTTCGTGATCCGCGAGACCCGTCGTAAATTCCAGCACACCATTGCCGAACTCACAGGCTGGCGGAGAGTTCGCTGA
- the senA gene encoding selenoneine synthase SenA — protein sequence MDKANLLAELEHARQRTRALITSLPEDRLDVPYHPGVNPPLWEMGHAAFFYEVFVFNLLDGTPSYNPAMDDLWDSFHVDHRDRWCRELFPGRKDTLAYFDTIYDRVAERIQRKPLTDDELYLYRYAIFHQNMHIESLIWCRQTVGYPAPPDYHPERAGASERIDGDVTIPAGRWLIGMPGDSTDYASDDFAFDNEKPRFEVELESFTISRTPVSNREFLAFVEDGGYRRPELWSFGGRKWLQTETDVSLVHHCAGPLMRVPRQPLYWRWHDNQWQERLFDDWQPLNLDAPVTHVTYWEAEAWCRWAGRRLPSEYEWEVAALGNRPGQPFRRFPWGNDPVSPERADMSGRTMAQNPVWDYPEGESPFGCRQMIGIVWEWTSSQFFPYDGFRIDMYPFMSTLQFGDHKVTRGGSCATSASLIRGTYRQAYLPMRSDVYTGFRSCA from the coding sequence GTGGACAAGGCAAATCTGTTGGCAGAACTGGAGCACGCCCGACAGCGCACCCGGGCGCTGATTACCTCTTTGCCGGAAGACAGGCTCGATGTGCCTTACCACCCCGGGGTTAATCCCCCATTGTGGGAAATGGGGCATGCCGCTTTCTTCTACGAAGTGTTTGTGTTCAATCTGCTGGATGGCACCCCGAGCTATAATCCCGCGATGGATGACCTGTGGGATTCTTTCCATGTTGACCACCGGGATCGCTGGTGTCGGGAGTTGTTCCCTGGTCGTAAAGACACCCTGGCCTATTTCGATACCATCTACGATCGGGTTGCGGAGCGGATCCAGCGTAAGCCGCTAACAGACGACGAGTTGTATCTATACCGTTACGCTATTTTCCACCAGAACATGCATATTGAGTCATTGATCTGGTGTCGGCAGACCGTCGGCTATCCAGCGCCCCCTGACTATCATCCCGAGCGTGCCGGGGCCAGTGAACGGATAGACGGCGATGTCACCATACCCGCCGGGCGATGGTTGATCGGGATGCCCGGTGATTCCACTGACTACGCCTCCGATGACTTCGCGTTTGATAATGAGAAGCCACGGTTTGAGGTTGAGCTGGAATCGTTCACGATTTCCCGAACTCCAGTGTCTAACCGGGAATTTCTTGCGTTTGTTGAAGATGGCGGATACCGACGCCCCGAGCTTTGGTCCTTCGGGGGACGCAAGTGGCTGCAGACGGAAACCGATGTTTCTCTGGTTCATCACTGTGCCGGGCCACTGATGCGTGTGCCCAGGCAACCACTCTATTGGCGCTGGCACGACAACCAATGGCAGGAGCGCCTTTTTGATGACTGGCAACCGCTGAACCTGGATGCTCCGGTGACCCATGTGACTTATTGGGAAGCGGAAGCCTGGTGCCGTTGGGCTGGTCGGAGGCTGCCCAGCGAATATGAGTGGGAAGTGGCGGCGCTGGGTAACCGGCCGGGTCAGCCATTTCGTCGATTCCCCTGGGGTAATGACCCGGTGAGCCCGGAGCGGGCCGATATGAGTGGCCGTACCATGGCACAAAACCCGGTCTGGGATTACCCTGAAGGTGAGAGCCCGTTTGGTTGCCGCCAGATGATCGGTATCGTCTGGGAATGGACCAGTAGCCAGTTTTTTCCCTACGATGGCTTCCGGATCGATATGTACCCGTTCATGTCGACATTGCAGTTCGGTGATCATAAGGTGACGCGTGGCGGTAGCTGCGCCACGTCGGCCTCGCTGATTCGGGGCACCTATCGACAGGCATACCTGCCCATGAGAAGCGATGTATATACCGGGTTCCGCAGTTGTGCGTGA
- a CDS encoding SLC13 family permease, with amino-acid sequence MSTEQGMVFGILIATLGLFIWNRLRFDVVSMLVLLAIALTGLVPSGELFSGFGHPAVVTVAAVLVISQGLVNGGVVDSIARLLGRVGHRPTLQVLMLTGVVALCSGFINNVGALALLMPVAVWMSREASRSPSLLLMPLAFGSLLGGTMTLIGTPPNIIIASYREAGSFGLFDFAPVGGAITLAGIAFISLAGWRLTPQRQDSDDGGKLFSVGDYVTELRVPEASSYAGATLHNLLTDADSQEDVVVLALIRDDSRSLAPSTYKVLKEGDVLLVEADTESLQTFLDHTGLALASTSEEEGDESRRQDATARSRKELAAGEVRLMEVVVTTESNLVGQTANRLKLREYHGLNIVALARQGHRLKRRLGDVRIQAGDILLVQGHEDSLTGTLRQLGCLPLAERGLRLGRDRNALLAGGLFIAAIVIIVAGWLSPPVALVGCALSMVLTGLLNAPDAYKAIDWSVIVLLAAMIPVGQALETTGGAELIAAQMLTLSEGLSPAIVLAVVLVGTMLLSNVVNNAAAAILVAPIALSLSAELGMASDAMLMAVAVGASCAFLTPIGHQSNALVMEPGGYRFGDYWRLGLPMSILVTAVAVPMIMLVWG; translated from the coding sequence GTGAGTACCGAACAGGGCATGGTTTTTGGCATCCTGATAGCCACTCTGGGGTTGTTCATCTGGAACAGGCTTCGCTTTGACGTCGTCTCGATGCTGGTGCTGTTAGCGATTGCGTTAACAGGCCTGGTGCCTTCCGGCGAACTCTTTTCCGGTTTTGGACATCCCGCTGTGGTGACGGTTGCCGCAGTCCTGGTGATCAGTCAGGGCCTGGTGAATGGCGGTGTGGTTGATAGCATTGCCCGCTTGCTGGGGCGGGTGGGGCATCGTCCAACCCTGCAGGTGCTGATGCTGACCGGGGTGGTCGCACTCTGCTCCGGTTTTATCAATAACGTCGGTGCCCTTGCCCTGCTGATGCCGGTAGCGGTATGGATGTCGCGGGAAGCGAGCCGGTCACCCTCCCTGCTGTTGATGCCCCTGGCGTTTGGTTCTCTGCTTGGGGGGACCATGACGCTGATCGGGACGCCGCCCAATATCATTATTGCCAGTTACCGCGAGGCCGGCAGTTTCGGGTTGTTTGATTTCGCCCCCGTCGGTGGCGCAATAACGCTTGCTGGTATTGCGTTCATTTCCCTGGCTGGCTGGCGCCTGACGCCTCAACGGCAAGACAGCGATGATGGCGGCAAGCTGTTCAGTGTCGGTGACTACGTTACTGAATTGCGGGTGCCCGAGGCATCGTCCTATGCTGGGGCCACACTCCACAACCTGTTAACCGATGCTGACAGTCAGGAGGATGTGGTTGTGCTGGCCCTGATCCGGGACGATAGCCGGTCGCTGGCGCCATCCACCTACAAGGTGCTCAAAGAAGGGGATGTCCTGTTGGTGGAGGCCGATACGGAAAGTCTCCAGACGTTTCTGGATCACACCGGCCTCGCACTTGCCAGTACCAGTGAAGAAGAGGGTGATGAATCCCGGAGGCAAGATGCCACGGCTCGATCCCGAAAAGAGCTGGCTGCGGGTGAAGTCCGGCTTATGGAAGTTGTGGTCACCACCGAATCCAATCTGGTGGGGCAGACCGCCAACCGCCTGAAGCTGAGGGAATATCACGGTCTGAACATCGTTGCGCTTGCGCGTCAGGGGCACCGGTTGAAACGGCGGCTCGGGGATGTGCGTATTCAGGCAGGGGATATCCTGTTGGTACAGGGCCACGAGGACTCCCTGACCGGAACACTGCGGCAGCTGGGGTGCCTGCCGCTGGCCGAGCGTGGTCTAAGGTTGGGGCGGGATCGCAATGCACTGTTGGCTGGCGGCCTGTTCATTGCCGCCATTGTTATTATCGTTGCCGGCTGGCTGTCACCGCCGGTGGCGCTGGTGGGTTGTGCCTTGTCGATGGTGTTGACAGGGCTGCTCAATGCCCCGGACGCCTACAAGGCCATCGACTGGTCCGTCATTGTGTTGCTTGCGGCGATGATTCCGGTCGGCCAGGCACTGGAGACCACCGGCGGTGCCGAACTGATTGCGGCGCAGATGCTGACGCTGAGCGAAGGACTGTCACCGGCCATTGTGCTTGCGGTGGTGCTGGTGGGCACCATGCTGTTGTCCAACGTGGTCAATAACGCCGCCGCTGCGATACTGGTGGCCCCGATTGCCCTCAGCCTGTCGGCGGAACTGGGCATGGCCTCCGACGCGATGCTGATGGCCGTCGCAGTGGGAGCATCCTGTGCTTTCCTGACCCCGATCGGGCATCAGTCCAACGCTTTGGTGATGGAGCCGGGTGGCTACCGGTTTGGGGACTACTGGCGTCTGGGGCTGCCCATGTCAATTCTGGTGACGGCGGTGGCCGTGCCGATGATCATGTTGGTCTGGGGATAG
- a CDS encoding sigma-54 dependent transcriptional regulator — translation MQEKRPLVWLSAASIDKEPYSALLPQWSIHRFDLTEPPPFGLTGAGKARVGVLDLSIYPEQGTPYLDQWIEAFQLPYWVGILPSAPRQNTPPGTLISRHCTDYHTLPLDPDRLNTVLGHLWGMAQLQHQADAEPHDSYQEVALEGASQAIRQARAMLRRFAKTDEPVLIVGENGTGKDAAARFIHAHSSRSTQPLVTVNCAALPVSLTQSELFGYEKGAFTHALNSRRGRLESADGGTLLLSGIDELVPEQQSAILRFLQEGQIERIGASQPKKVDVRVIATSARPLKKLVEAEEFRGDVYYRLGSLEVQLPALRDRPEDIPLVANKILANTHSPFGIRKLSNKAMQSLALHDWPGNLQELQNRLRQAMLLSESAMIEPTDLGLAELALSIPGQSGLSLEAFRARADRQALSCSLALSHQNVSAAARILNISRVSFYRLMDKYGPHSHPSHSKPLRNHH, via the coding sequence ATGCAGGAAAAACGACCGCTCGTTTGGCTGTCGGCGGCTAGCATCGACAAAGAACCCTATTCGGCACTTTTACCACAATGGAGCATACACCGTTTTGACCTGACTGAACCGCCTCCCTTCGGCCTGACAGGTGCCGGCAAAGCCAGGGTTGGCGTGCTTGATCTGAGCATATACCCGGAACAGGGCACCCCCTATCTGGATCAGTGGATTGAAGCCTTCCAGCTTCCCTACTGGGTTGGCATATTGCCATCCGCCCCCCGTCAGAATACGCCACCCGGAACACTCATCTCCCGTCACTGCACGGATTATCACACGCTCCCGCTGGACCCGGATCGTCTGAACACTGTACTCGGTCACTTGTGGGGCATGGCCCAGCTACAACATCAAGCCGACGCCGAACCCCACGACAGTTACCAGGAGGTTGCGCTGGAAGGTGCCTCCCAGGCCATTCGCCAGGCTCGGGCCATGTTGCGACGGTTCGCCAAGACTGATGAACCGGTGCTGATTGTCGGGGAAAACGGAACCGGCAAGGATGCGGCCGCACGTTTCATCCATGCCCACTCGTCCCGCAGTACGCAACCATTGGTCACTGTCAATTGCGCAGCGTTACCGGTGTCACTGACCCAAAGCGAGCTGTTCGGTTACGAGAAAGGGGCCTTCACCCATGCACTTAACAGCCGTCGTGGGCGTTTGGAATCAGCAGACGGGGGCACCTTGCTACTGTCGGGTATAGATGAGCTTGTGCCCGAGCAGCAATCCGCCATCCTACGTTTCCTGCAGGAAGGACAGATAGAGAGAATTGGAGCGAGCCAGCCCAAAAAGGTGGACGTAAGAGTCATCGCCACCAGCGCCCGCCCTCTGAAGAAGCTGGTGGAGGCGGAGGAGTTCCGGGGCGACGTCTACTATCGGCTAGGCAGCCTCGAGGTGCAGCTACCGGCCTTGCGTGACAGACCCGAGGACATTCCCCTCGTTGCCAACAAAATCCTGGCCAATACCCATTCACCCTTCGGAATCCGCAAGCTCAGCAACAAAGCCATGCAGAGCCTCGCACTGCACGACTGGCCCGGCAATCTTCAGGAACTGCAAAATCGCCTGAGGCAGGCTATGCTTCTGAGTGAATCCGCCATGATCGAGCCAACGGACCTTGGTCTGGCAGAACTTGCCCTGTCGATCCCGGGCCAATCCGGACTCAGCCTGGAGGCATTCCGTGCCAGAGCTGATCGACAGGCGCTGAGCTGCAGTCTGGCGTTATCCCACCAGAACGTATCTGCGGCCGCACGAATTCTCAATATCTCAAGGGTATCCTTTTACCGATTAATGGATAAATATGGCCCACACAGTCACCCGAGCCACAGTAAGCCTCTAAGGAACCATCATTAA
- a CDS encoding transporter, with product MGYRHINSLVLTTLLLPLSATAEQEYNDYGQSQEAETPGNVATDIASITSDRGIVTRPGRLTFEPSFSHAHSNSTVVAIEGFTVIPALLVGLINISEIQRDIFVTALSLKYGFTSRFEAALRVPHLSINEDLRERQAFQGTPVDTVRESTGRGLGDLELSLRYQLNDGLDGMPYIISVLRVKPPTGEGPYDVEQRVIEDNDGNPIGVELRERPTGSGFWSVEPGFSFIYPSDPAVLFGNLSYVWTVEEDQGVENGGKVDPGDVVRFGFGMGFAFNEKTSFSLGYDHSVIRETSIENDENNLLDASFNRIQVGSLSFGLSQRLSKSTSLSLTVSVGVTDNAPNSEITLKLPISL from the coding sequence ATGGGCTACAGGCATATAAACTCTCTGGTACTGACCACATTACTTCTCCCGCTCAGCGCTACCGCTGAGCAGGAGTACAACGACTACGGCCAGTCCCAGGAGGCGGAAACTCCGGGTAACGTGGCAACAGACATAGCCTCCATCACGTCGGACCGGGGAATCGTTACCCGGCCCGGCCGCCTGACCTTTGAGCCCTCGTTCTCCCACGCTCACAGCAACTCAACGGTTGTTGCTATCGAGGGGTTCACCGTTATACCCGCCCTGCTGGTCGGACTGATTAATATTTCCGAGATCCAGCGGGACATTTTCGTCACCGCACTGTCGCTCAAATATGGCTTCACCAGCAGATTCGAAGCTGCGTTGCGCGTCCCTCACCTGAGCATTAATGAAGACCTTAGGGAACGGCAGGCGTTCCAGGGTACGCCCGTGGATACCGTAAGAGAGTCCACAGGGCGGGGCCTGGGGGACCTGGAGCTCTCACTCCGTTACCAACTGAACGATGGGCTGGATGGCATGCCCTATATAATTAGCGTACTACGGGTGAAACCGCCAACGGGGGAAGGGCCTTACGACGTGGAGCAGCGGGTGATTGAGGACAATGACGGAAACCCGATCGGCGTGGAACTCAGGGAACGACCCACAGGATCCGGTTTCTGGTCCGTTGAGCCCGGCTTCTCCTTTATTTATCCCAGTGATCCTGCGGTGCTGTTTGGCAACCTCAGCTACGTCTGGACAGTCGAGGAAGATCAGGGCGTTGAGAACGGAGGCAAGGTGGATCCCGGCGATGTCGTACGTTTCGGTTTCGGTATGGGATTCGCCTTCAACGAGAAAACGTCGTTCAGTCTCGGTTATGATCACTCGGTCATCCGCGAGACGAGCATTGAGAACGACGAGAACAACCTGCTGGACGCGAGCTTCAACCGTATTCAGGTCGGCTCCCTGTCATTCGGGTTATCTCAGCGCCTGAGTAAAAGCACCAGCCTGAGCCTCACGGTCAGCGTCGGGGTGACCGACAACGCGCCCAATAGCGAGATCACCCTGAAACTGCCCATCAGTCTCTGA
- a CDS encoding C39 family peptidase, which produces MAVRALAILCVGAGLLWSTAFAGSVMVPGIGGDVRVSVTNFQERRFSSVMRQQYDFSCGSAALASLLSYHYGHKVSEQDVFFSMLGLADEEKVRQEGFSMLDMKRFLESEGYRADGFRMPLSGLREKVRLPTIVLLNLDGFRHFVVIKGISDTEVLVGDPARGLKVYSYRQFEEYWDGTAFVIRSHLQQGRESFLGDGNWPQVARAPLQKGQGGPSLGHTLPYWPSSREW; this is translated from the coding sequence ATGGCTGTACGCGCTCTTGCAATACTGTGTGTGGGTGCCGGGCTGCTATGGTCCACCGCATTTGCCGGTTCCGTGATGGTGCCGGGCATTGGCGGTGACGTAAGAGTCAGTGTCACGAATTTTCAGGAGCGGCGGTTTTCCAGCGTCATGCGACAACAGTATGACTTCAGCTGTGGATCCGCCGCTCTTGCCTCCTTATTGTCCTATCACTATGGCCACAAGGTGTCGGAACAGGATGTTTTCTTTTCCATGCTGGGCCTGGCAGACGAAGAAAAGGTCCGCCAGGAAGGGTTCTCGATGCTGGACATGAAACGGTTTCTGGAATCTGAAGGCTATCGGGCCGATGGCTTTCGTATGCCGTTGTCGGGACTCAGGGAAAAAGTGCGTTTACCCACCATTGTTCTGTTGAATCTGGACGGTTTCAGACACTTTGTCGTGATCAAGGGAATCAGTGATACCGAGGTGCTGGTGGGTGACCCGGCCCGTGGACTGAAAGTCTACTCGTATCGGCAGTTTGAGGAATACTGGGACGGAACGGCTTTTGTCATCCGGAGCCATCTCCAACAGGGTAGGGAGTCGTTCCTGGGGGATGGCAATTGGCCTCAGGTCGCCCGTGCCCCCCTGCAAAAGGGGCAGGGGGGGCCGTCGTTGGGGCATACATTGCCTTATTGGCCTTCATCTAGGGAGTGGTGA
- a CDS encoding dentin sialophosphoprotein produces MKTRKSLLAIAVAMGLGLYGTAVADQGGDGSPNTNADDGSFAANVADSANDNSDNSTNVDIADSGNDNSTDNSDNSTNVSDSANDNSDNSTDVDVADSGNDNSDNSTNVTDSFKIKDSGNDESDNSTNVDVADSGNDNSDNSINDSFKIADSGNDNSDNSDNSTTDLDLHVFLNESDLDGTVSGVATVNALDGDKGGMAAVTNHNEISGGSANYTGIGAFAQSAGTGNVTQANVSVMSNLSTSGN; encoded by the coding sequence ATGAAAACCAGAAAAAGCTTGCTAGCGATTGCTGTTGCTATGGGACTCGGGCTATATGGAACCGCCGTGGCCGATCAGGGCGGCGATGGCAGTCCGAACACCAACGCTGATGATGGAAGCTTTGCCGCCAACGTCGCCGATAGTGCTAACGACAATTCGGACAACTCCACCAATGTGGATATTGCGGACAGCGGCAATGACAACTCCACGGATAACTCAGACAACAGCACCAATGTGTCTGATAGCGCCAACGACAATTCAGACAACAGCACCGATGTTGATGTCGCTGACAGCGGCAACGACAACTCCGATAACAGCACCAACGTGACCGACTCGTTCAAGATCAAGGACAGCGGCAACGACGAGTCGGATAACAGCACCAATGTAGATGTCGCTGATAGTGGCAACGACAATTCCGATAACAGCATCAACGATTCGTTCAAGATTGCGGACAGCGGTAATGACAATTCGGACAATTCCGATAACAGCACTACCGACCTGGACCTGCATGTGTTCCTGAACGAATCTGACCTGGACGGTACGGTTTCAGGTGTTGCCACTGTCAACGCCCTTGATGGTGATAAGGGGGGTATGGCCGCAGTGACCAACCACAACGAGATCTCCGGTGGTTCTGCCAACTACACCGGTATCGGGGCATTTGCCCAGAGCGCTGGCACAGGCAATGTGACACAGGCCAACGTCAGCGTGATGTCCAACCTGAGCACCAGTGGCAACTGA
- a CDS encoding isocitrate lyase codes for MPYAKDVDAIASILKQNPTWNAINPKHAARMRAQNKFKTGLDIAKYTAKIMREDMANYDKDTSQYTQSLGCWHGFIGQQKMLSIKKHFGSTKRRYLYLSGWMVAALRSEFGPLPDQSMHEKTAVSSLIEELYTFLRQADAWELNHLFRALEEAENAGDTAKAEELIKQIDNHETHVVPIIADIDAGFGNAEATYLLAKKMIEAGACCIQIENQVSDEKQCGHQDGKVTVPHADFLSKINAVRLAFLELGVDDGVIVARTDSLGAGLTQKLAVTEEPGDLGDQYNSFLDGDYIEDASEINNGDVVIKSNGKLMKPKRLASGLFQFRPGTGEDRVVLDCITSLQNGADLLWIETEKPHVGQIASMVNRIKEVVPDAKLVYNNSPSFNWTLNFRQQVFDAWQEEGKDVSAYDRAKLMSEEYDNTELAQLADEWCRNFQRDGSREAGIFHHLITLPTYHTAALSTDNLAKGYFGDEGMLAYVAGVQRKEIRQGIATVKHQDMAGSNIGDDHKEFFAGDAALKAGGKDNTMNQFG; via the coding sequence ATGCCATACGCAAAAGACGTTGACGCCATTGCTTCTATCCTGAAGCAAAACCCGACCTGGAACGCCATTAACCCCAAGCACGCAGCCCGCATGCGCGCCCAGAACAAGTTCAAGACTGGTCTGGACATCGCCAAGTACACCGCCAAGATCATGCGCGAAGACATGGCGAACTACGACAAGGACACTTCCCAGTACACCCAGTCCCTGGGCTGCTGGCACGGCTTCATTGGCCAGCAGAAGATGCTGTCCATCAAGAAGCACTTCGGTAGCACCAAGCGTCGTTACCTGTACCTGTCTGGCTGGATGGTTGCCGCCCTGCGCTCCGAGTTCGGTCCGCTGCCTGACCAGTCCATGCACGAGAAGACGGCTGTTTCCAGTCTCATCGAAGAGCTGTACACCTTCCTGCGTCAGGCGGATGCCTGGGAACTGAACCACCTGTTCCGTGCCCTGGAAGAAGCCGAGAACGCTGGCGACACTGCCAAGGCTGAAGAGCTGATCAAGCAGATCGACAACCACGAAACTCATGTTGTGCCGATTATTGCCGACATCGACGCAGGTTTCGGTAACGCTGAAGCGACCTACCTGCTGGCCAAGAAGATGATCGAAGCCGGTGCTTGCTGCATCCAGATCGAGAACCAGGTTTCCGACGAGAAGCAGTGTGGTCACCAGGACGGTAAAGTAACCGTTCCTCACGCCGACTTCCTGTCCAAGATCAACGCCGTACGTCTGGCGTTCCTGGAACTGGGCGTGGACGACGGTGTTATCGTTGCCCGTACCGACTCCCTGGGCGCAGGCCTGACCCAGAAGCTGGCTGTTACCGAAGAGCCGGGTGACCTGGGCGACCAGTACAACAGCTTCCTCGATGGTGACTACATCGAAGACGCTTCCGAGATTAACAACGGCGACGTTGTGATCAAGTCCAACGGCAAGCTGATGAAGCCCAAGCGTCTGGCTTCCGGACTGTTCCAGTTCCGTCCGGGTACCGGCGAAGACCGCGTTGTGCTGGACTGCATCACCAGCCTGCAGAACGGCGCCGACCTGCTGTGGATCGAGACCGAGAAGCCGCACGTTGGCCAGATTGCTTCCATGGTTAACCGCATCAAGGAAGTGGTGCCCGACGCCAAGCTGGTTTACAACAACAGCCCGTCCTTCAACTGGACCCTGAACTTCCGTCAGCAGGTATTCGACGCATGGCAGGAAGAAGGCAAGGACGTGTCTGCTTACGACCGTGCCAAGCTGATGAGCGAAGAGTACGACAACACCGAGCTGGCTCAGCTGGCAGACGAGTGGTGCCGTAACTTCCAGCGTGACGGTTCACGCGAAGCAGGTATCTTCCACCACCTGATCACCCTGCCGACATACCACACCGCGGCCCTGTCTACCGACAACCTGGCCAAGGGTTACTTCGGCGACGAAGGCATGCTGGCCTACGTTGCAGGTGTTCAGCGTAAGGAAATCCGTCAGGGTATCGCCACCGTCAAGCACCAGGACATGGCTGGTTCCAACATCGGTGACGACCACAAAGAGTTCTTCGCAGGTGATGCGGCTCTGAAAGCCGGTGGTAAAGACAACACCATGAACCAGTTCGGTTAA